One genomic segment of Drosophila melanogaster chromosome 3L includes these proteins:
- the Cep290 gene encoding centrosomal protein 290kDa, isoform B, which translates to MSMDIPETVSLRKFRDFSARQKQELYETLLELAESIDELPKKSLRKTLELTLAVLEYKGEQVQQLQESAAGGLSSDRRLQDENEKLKRMLQKLEDERDGLKSKAKELGEEIRQLELRLQEAAQQAEISDKDSSDPLSELDKQEQLLQNIDSKNKHIKRLLKEIETLQNQNIAQSKTIVLHERELQTIKANLVQLSQDITKVEQERKSLKQKEQQQALEITRLEGNLTFLEVEREKQEVEMRQFLDKYEAKSLGWRQALDDRDKEVERLKKQLEGKSISSGQTNSSNSQSQQEEEHAKLRQLLESREQRIEKLEEKIKSMAEEMVSSTRAMNQLCQEKERAHDPEQPRACCQMIEERLREATARCQQLSEMLEAAEQDNVLKSQQALHAISALEAYKRDEDGLIPALRRCSGLEQKVAARDKQLRAYIQELNSLHEVVQENELLRRKLHIPDDVVIMAKNVHSKQRNKDKQIERLTLKLRTSEELRLQLKLEKSELRRKLLELQQDSPQTLNESLQAPSEVGEVPHSVHLENSPRRGQGDGAASSEMQNRYDEVLAENETLRSGMYEILEKLREYDATSEHITIDSDLLRRLIEALPGGTTTPQRLQGQLLELKAREEALRQLLEQQNYSDSETGELSSVHSLCEVPEIAEEHPVEEDAVLNTATRPSSPTEATMGLRRPTVPDPEEKPTNEALAELSILRKHYDELRLHMSADGSDLMNRNQELHDQMIALELQLEQQRNSYSYMRRDYDQLLTETRKQELRFIDDKASLARQLEHSKSELCEAREELEQVNRRNLYTAEEQQKLEHRNAILSMQLGQAMEQLLGELKPTEICAEYGIIRENYQLDYITAQDFEEQQQELLTWRSKQAELQRETKQLEGLLHVANEQIHSQQRLLNEITDNHINLRHLVADLQSSSDEKLMLAKVQRDLDSVKAECSRLETEREKLQLKADCLQTQLEASELSLKQTQQDFQQERTNSDIKHKFLQHSLFMLKDKYAKFTPLVFLTNFVFAYQKFQRRLEEEQVQQRHRDHTALIDEVTAVVQAKIGLNEESSQQLVKLIKSETQTRLLEQRCEILQAKQEELVRELGELRMSQATDTEHWSTIQALFGEGEPRSQLKVDAETNTDAVAPNLAMRRAVQLIDRESSPIGSPLRKHPHLDTATQTLEAQVEFSETAVQTNGILSQQNQAVQTADAVEDNRRDSRAELQKMQETLQEANQRIEILGKQLEASRSESRESASPQGGVVEKTILSFHTLLLEKDQSIQKYQDLLQTERDQSQQALSKQVAENESLRATVNNLNFNIKTKDAEIQGLKEKLRQKPEVPVERNPSTDSRSSSSSDSSVNELTDEKIEELFESSSVERPPQEELEVPVEAGPENIVTEEPEGEEEKQDTEELKEVPTLHKQIKDLKDKLEYSERSLKTREEEVDILKEKLKLCQEREKSVESTVNPELDQLRIFLDEKDKHIKDLMDTLKNFHDDQQRYIKDTSNFSEDQIAKLAADLNRTEATNKIYHTQMEALRRQLANVTQREKQARDLSQSLRQQLLKRPVVSIKTELNARVKNENQLKRIQQLELDLDEARGQLQRQQTLLEAKRTRSANEVQLWEKQKRYQQQAEKTKARLEETELALEKTRALLQAARTTIARLEKDKQILESKLGRNGPPSNSSGGNNLKCCRTPSCPNLQHVGVSKFAPSPSESPETYTGPSSECSSPAHHHTQIFDQSQLDLIEALKSRIELQQRKIIAMELEGRGSNALTTELEKLQERCQAIEAQNIRLEARNLQLQLDSDLLRQGDSSDRLQKRIKHLEDYIMALKEEMARNESRRELGSGLKVSTNQGQSAEQTILSLRNLVEKLRSENKFLKDGRRSTESRSSMDSTPAEAARLQQQHAEALEKISALQQELQKRTTKCSQCGGRSKDAANEELKFIKEQLVKKTQLLQKAKVLLTRAAAKEKVLREQLALWKRKCSELQNVPVIDEISE; encoded by the exons ATGAGCATGGACATACCAGAGACCGTATCCCTGCGCAAGTTCCGCGACTTTTCGGCGCGCCAGAAGCAGGAGCTCTACGAAACGCTCCTCGAACTGGCCGAGTCCATCGATGAGCTGCCTAAGAAGTCGCTGAGGAAAACCCTGGAACTCACCCTGGCCGTTTTGGAGTACAAGGGCGAGCAGGTACAGCAGCTGCAGGAATCAGCAGCCGGAGGACTCTCCTCCGACCGCCGCCTGCAGGATGAGAATGAGAAGCTGAAGCGAATGCTCCAGAAGTTGGAGGACGAACGCGATGGCCTGAAGAGCAAAGCCAAGGAG TTGGGGGAGGAAATCCGTCAGTTGGAGCTGCGCCTGCAGGAGGCGGCGCAGCAGGCGGAAATCAGCGACAAGGATTCATCGGATCCCCTGTCCGAGCTGGAcaagcaggagcagctgctgcagaaCATCGACTCCAAGAACAAGCACATCAAGCGGCTGCTAAAGGAAATCGAG ACACtgcaaaaccaaaacataGCTCAATCGAAGACCATAGTGCTCCACGAGCGGGAGCTGCAGACCATCAAGGCGAATCTCGTGCAATTGAGCCAGGACATCACCAAGGTGGAGCAGGAGCGCAAGTCCTTGAAacaaaaggagcagcagcaggcgctgGAAATCACTCGCCTGGAAGGAAATCTAACTTTCCTGGAGGTGGAGCGCGAGAAGCAGGAGGTGGAAATGCGTCAGTTCCTGGACAAATACGAGGCCAAGTCGCTGGGCTGGAGGCAGGCGCTCGACGATCGGGACAAGGAGGTGGAGCGTCTCAAGAAACAACTGGAGGGCAAAAGCATCAGCTCTGGCCAAACCAATTCTTCCAACAGTCAGAGtcagcaggaggaggagcacgcCAAACTACGACAG CTTTTGGAATCCCGGGAACAACGCATCGAGAAGCTGGAGGAGAAGATCAAGTCAATGGCGGAGGAGATGGTTAGCTCCACGCGTGCGATGAACCAGTTGTGTCAGGAGAAGGAGCGAGCCCACGATCCCGAGCAGCCGCGAGCCTGCTGCCAGATGATCGAGGAGCGCCTGCGGGAAGCCACCGCCCGGTGTCAGCAGCTCTCGGAGATGCTGGAGGCCGCCGAGCAGGACAACGTGCTCAAGTCCCAGCAGGCCCTGCACGCCATTAGTGCCCTGGAGGCCTACAAGCGTGACGAAGATGGCCTCATTCCCGCTCTGCGACGCTGCTCGGGATTGGAACAGAAGGTGGCAGCACGCGACAAGCAGCTGAGGGCCTACATCCAGGAGCTGAACTCCCTGCACGAGGTGGTCCAGGAGAACGAGCTGCTGCGGCGAAAACTTCACATCCCCGACGATGTGGTCATCATGGCCAAGAACGTCCATTCCAAGCAGCGCAACAAGGACAAGCAGATCGAGCGACTGACCCTCAAGCTGAGGACATCCGAGGAGCTGCGTCTGCAATTGAAGTTGGAAAAGAGTGAACTTAGGCGGAAGCTCTTGGAGTTGCAGCAGGACAGTCCGCAGACCTTGAACGAATCGCTGCAGGCGCCCAGCGAAGTGGGTGAAGTGCCTCATAGTGTGCATCTGGAGAATTCGCCGAGACGTGGCCAAGGCGACGGGGCAGCCAGTTCCGAGATGCAGAATCGATACGACGAAGTCCTGGCCGAAAATGAAACACTACGCTCCGGCATGTACGAGATTCTGGAGAAGCTGCGGGAATATGATG CCACCTCAGAGCACATAACCATCGATTCCGATCTCTTGCGCCGCCTCATCGAAGCTCTGCCCGGCGGAACGACCACTCCGCAGCGACTCCAGGGTCAGCTCCTAGAGCTGAAGGCCCGAGAGGAGGCACTGCGTCAGCTGCTCGAGCAGCAGAACTACAGTGACTCCGAGACGGGAGAACTGTCCTCTGTGCATAGTCTGTGCGAGGTTCCCGAGATTGCAGAAGAGCATCCTGTCGAGGAGGATGCTGTGCTGAACACAGCCACCAGGCCAAGCTCGCCCACTGAAGCCACGATGGGATTACGCAGACCCACTGTACCAGATCCCGAGGAGAAACCCACGAACGAGGCCCTGGCTGAGCTCTCCATTCTGCGCAAGCACTACGACGAACTTCGTCTTCATATGTCCGCCGATGGCAGTGATCTGATGAATCGCAACCAAGAGCTCCACGATCAAATGATCGCTTTGGAGTTGCAGTTGGAGCAGCAAAGGAATTCCTACTCCTACATGCGCAGGGATTACGATCAACTGCTGACGGAGACCAGAAAGCAGGAACTTCGCTTCATAGATGATAAGGCGTCTCTAGCCAGGCAGTTGGAGCATAGCAAGAGTGAACTATGTGAAGCTAGAGAGGAGTTGGAGCAAGTGAATCGAAGGAATCTCTACACTGCGGAGGAGCAGCAAAAGTTGGAGCACAGGAATGCCATCTTGAGCATGCAACTTGGCCAGGCGATGGAGCAACTGCTGGGCGAGCTGAAGCCCACGGAAATATGCGCTGAGTACGGTATAATCAGGGAGAACTATCAGCTGGATTACATCACAGCCCAGGACTTCGAGGAGCAGCAACAGGAGCTGCTCACTTGGAGGAGCAAGCAGGCGGAGCTGCAGAGGGAGACCAAGCAGCTGGAAGGACTGCTCCATGTGGCCAATGAGCAG ATTCACTCCCAGCAAAGGCTGCTCAATGAGATCACCGATAACCACATCAATCTGCGTCACCTGGTGGCCGATCTTCAGAGCAGCTCCGACGAGAAGCTAATGCTGGCCAAGGTCCAGAGGGATCTGGATAGTG tgaaAGCCGAGTGCTCCCGCTTGGAAACAGAGCGAGAAAAACTGCAGCTAAAGGCGGACTGCCTGCAAACCCAACTGGAGGCCAGCGAGTTATCCCTGAAACAGACGCAACAGGACTTCCAGCAGGAGCGCACCAATAGCGATATTAAGCACAA ATTCCTCCAGCATTCATTGTTTATGCTCAAAGATAAATATGCCAAATTCACGCCACTGGTCTTCCTTACCAACTTTGTGTTCGCCTACCAAAAGTTCCAGCGTCGCCTGGAGGAGGAGCAAGTGCAGCAGCGACATAGAGATCACACCGCTCTGATTGATGAAGTGACCGCCGTGGTCCAGGCCAAAATTGGTCTCAACGAGGAGAGTTCCCAGCAGTTGGTGAAGCTCATAAAGTCTGAAACACAGACGAGACTCTTGGAACAGCGCTGCGAGATTCTGCAGGCCAAACAGGAGGAGCTCGTTCGGGAATTGGGTGAGTTGAGGATGAGCCAGGCCACCGACACCGAGCACTGGAGCACCATCCAGGCCTTGTTCGGTGAAGGAGAGCCAAGAAGTCAACTCAAGGTGGATGCAGAGACGAATACCGATGCAGTGGCTCCTAATCTGGCCATGAGAAGGGCCGTCCAGTTGATAGACAGGGAGTCATCGCCCATTGGGTCGCCTCTCCGAAAACATCCGCACCTGGATACAGCCACTCAAACGCTGGAGGCGCAAGTTGAGTTCTCGGAGACGGCAGTCCAAACCAATGGCATTCTCAGCCAGCAGAATCAAGCCGTTCAGACAGCGGATGCAGTGGAGGACAATAGGAGAGATTCCCGCGCGGAGCTACAAAAAATGCAAGAAAC TCTGCAGGAAGCCAACCAGCGCATCGAGATCCTTGGCAAGCAGTTGGAGGCTTCCAGATCGGAGAGTCGCGAGTCCGCCAGTCCGCAAGGTGGTGTGGTGGAGAAGACCATACTCTCGTTCCACACCCTGCTCCTGGAGAAGGACCAGTCCATACAAAAGTACCAGGACCTTCTGCAAACCGAGAGGGATCAGAGTCAGCAAGCACTTAGCAAACAGGTGGCTGAAAACGAATCCCTGAGGGCCACGGTTAACAACCTGAACTTCAACATCAAGACGAAGGATGCAGAGATTCAGGGCCTTAAGGAGAAGCTGAGACAGAAACCCGAGGTCCCCGTGGAGCGCAACCCGTCGACGGATTCGAggtccagttccagttccgaTAGCTCGGTCAACGAGCTGACGGATGAGAAGATCGAGGAGCTCTTCGAAAGCAGCTCAGTGGAGAGACCACCCCAAGAAGAGTTGGAAGTGCCAGTGGAAGCAGGTCCAGAGAACATAGTTACCGAAGAGCCCGAAGGTGAGGAGGAGAAGCAGGACACCGAGGAGCTGAAGGAAGTGCCGACGCTGCACAAGCAAATCAAGGATCTCAAGGACAAGCTGGAGTACAGCGAAAGGAGCCTCAAGACGAGGGAAGAGGAAGTGGATATACTAAAGGAGAA GTTGAAGCTGTGCCAGGAGCGGGAGAAGTCGGTCGAAAGCACCGTGAATCCCGAACTGGATCAGCTACGCATCTTTCTGGATGAGAAGGACAAGCACATCAAGGATCTGATGGATACACTCAAGAACTTCCAC GACGACCAGCAGCGCTACATCAAAGACACCTCGAACTTCTCGGAGGACCAGATAGCCAAGCTGGCTGCCGATCTCAACCGCACCGAGGCCACCAACAAGATCTATCACACCCAAATGGAGGCACTTCGCCGCCAGCTGGCCAACGTCACCCAGCGCGAAAAGCAGGCCAGGGATCTCAGCCAGTCGCTGCGCCAGCAGCTACTCAAACGCCCTGTGGTCTCCATTAAAACGGAACTGAATGCCCGGGTTAAGAACGAGAACCAGCTGAAGAGAATCCAGCAGCTGGAATTGGACTTGGACGAGGCACGTGGCCAGCTGCAGCGACAGCAGACGCTCCTGGAGGCCAAGCGCACGAGGAGTGCCAATGAGGTGCAGCTCTGGGAGAAGCAGAAGCGGTACCAACAGCAGGCGGAGAAGACCAAGGCCCGGCTGGAGGAGACCGAGCTGGCGCTGGAGAAGACCCGTGCCCTTCTCCAGGCAGCGCGCACCACAATAGCGCGCTTGGAAAAGGACAAGCAAATCCTGGAGTCCAAGCTGGGCAGGAACGGTCCGCCGAGCAACAGCTCCGGTGGCAATAACCTCAAGTGCTGCCGCACTCCATCCTGTCCGAATCTCCAGCACGTGGGTGTCAGCAAGTTCGCTCCATCGCCTTCGGAGAGTCCGGAGACCTACACGGGTCCCAGCAGCGAGTGCAGCTCTCCGGCGCATCATCACACCCAGATCTTTGACCAGAGTCAGTTGGACCTTATTGAGGCGCTCAAGTCGCGCATTGAGCTGCAGCAGCGCAAGATCATCGCCATGGAACTGGAGGGCAGGGGCAGCAATGCCCTGACCACGGAGCTGGAAAAATTGCAAGAGCGCTGCCAGGCCATCGAGGCGCAGAACATCCGACTGGAGGCCAGGAACCTTCAGCTGCAGCTCGACTCGGATCTCTTGAGGCAGGGCGACAGCAGCGATCGGCTGCAGAAGCGAATCAAGCACTTGGAGGA CTACATCATGGCCCTGAAGGAGGAGATGGCTCGCAACGAATCCCGTCGAGAGTTGGGCAGTGGCCTCAAGGTGAGCACAAATCAGGGCCAATCGGCGGAGCAGACGATCCTCTCGCTGCGCAATCTCGTGGAGAAGTTGCGATCGGAGAACAAGTTCCTGAAGGATGGTCGACGATCCACGGAGTCGCGCAGCTCCATGGACTCCACGCCTGCAGAGGCGGCAcgtctgcagcagcagcatgcaGAGGCGCTGGAGAAAATCAGTGCTCTGCAGCAGGAGTTGCAGAAGCGAACCACCAAGTGCAGCCAATGCGGGGGACGCAGCAAG gacgcTGCCAACGAGGAGCTCAAGTTCATCAAGGAGCAGTTGGTGAAAAAGACGCAGCTGCTGCAGAAGGCAAAAGTACTTCTGACCCGTGCTGCCGCCAAGGAAAAAGTCCTGAGGGAACAGCTGGCCTTGTGGAAACGCAAGTGCTCCGAACTGCAAAATGTGCCCGTGATCGATGAAATCAGCGAGTAA
- the Dci gene encoding Dodecenoyl-CoA delta-isomerase, whose product MTYQGYKELLVEQQGKLLVAKFNNPKKKNCINRVAYQEMTRVLTEVNDDEGVTIVVFTGVGDIFTSGNDLSQSSNTDDIDAFFKQSNATFKAMVLSFVNCRKIVLALVNGPAIGIGATIVGLCDVAWCSETTYFYTPFTKLGLVPEGGSSYMLPLILGRSKASEILLLSEPLSAQEAYQFNFVSRIFKASELESVIWPKLRQYSELPTNSLLQGKRLVKDGFLENLIKANEAECKQLLQQFQHPEFAQAIIDFASRKNKAKL is encoded by the exons ATGACCTACCAAGGATACAAGGAACTGCTTGTGGAGCAGCAGGGCAAGCTGCTCGTGGCCAAGTTCAACAATCCGAAGAAGAAGAACTGCATCAACAGGGTCGCCTACCAGGAGATGACCCGTGTGTTGACCGAGGTCAACGACGATGAGGGCGTAACCATTGTGGTTTTCACCGGCGTGGGTGACATCTTTACGTCCGGCAACGACTTGTCCCAATCCTCCAATACCGATGACATCGACGCCTTCTTCAAGCAGTCCAATGCGACTTTCAAG GCCATGGTTCTGAGCTTCGTCAACTGCAGAAAGATTGTGCTTGCCCTGGTGAACGGACCTGCCATTGGGATTGGAGCCACCATTGTGGGATTGTGCGATGTGGCTTGGTGCTCCGAAACG ACCTACTTCTACACGCCATTCACCAAACTGGGATTGGTGCCAGAGGGCGGTTCCTCCTATATGCTGCCCCTCATCTTGGGGCGCTCAAAGGCGTCGGAAATCCTGCTGCTAAGCGAACCGCTGAGCGCCCAGGAGGCATATCAGTTCAACTTTGTTTCGAGGATCTTCAAGGCCAGCGAATTGGAGTCGGTGATTTGGCCCAAATTGCGTCAGTATTCCGAGCTGCCGACGAACTCCCTTCTGCAGGGGAAACGCCTCGTCAAGGATGGCTTCCTGGAGAATCTCATCAAGGCCAACGAGGCGGAGTGCAAGCAGCTGCTCCAACAGTTCCAGCATCCCGAGTTTGCCCAGGCCATCATAGACTTTGCCAGCCGTAAAAACAAGGCGAAATTATAA
- the dpr20 gene encoding defective proboscis extension response 20: MRLNEPAARTRPRTKSTTDATKFSSSRGDLHLDCAVPNLIRLLLLIATIMGSGLVQAKTIYDSVNMIQSLDALVEPRETTKVPLQTTPATPPTAHAHIHNQVSTLRSSYEDSDDGVDGDYVIPESQTSTVAILDQDSSMKGQDMESLSLQAGSGTVSPKSSPDSSGHKKNASFQQIGSQNVNALVPATVATTSSGLPSSSNASLATPTEPARNRSTGLVRNSAVKVDSKHPLSKGQKTDAPMLNYIFDTFSSANKHHHHDQRYGPHFEDVQRIGQATNLTVQAGSSIHLNCRISLLQDKTVSWVRHNTQDEGKDNGNALDLLTVGMHTYTGDKRYKMEFQYPNNWRLKITNVKKDDEAIYECQISTHPPRVIQINLHVNAPKVMIVDEVGDPLQEKYYEIDSTLQLSCVVRNVAMTSSVVFWKHMDNILNYDVTRGGVSVKTELMEDGANSTLSIAKISKTDSGNYTCSISEFQNFTIVVHILNGESFAELHHGGAVGWHSTWWNMVMLHAMALLVLNSLRGEFS, from the exons ATGCGTTTGAATGAACCAGCTGCAAGAACGCGACCCAGAACTAAATCAACGACAGACGCCACCAAGTTCTCATCATCCAGGGGTGACCTTCACCTCGATTGCGCCGTGCCCAACCTGATCAGGCTGCTCCTCCTCATCGCAACGATCATGGGCTCCGGACTCGTCCAGGCCAAGACAATTTACGACTCGGTTAACATGATTCAGTCGCTGGATGCCTTGGTTGAGCCACGGGAAACGACCAAGGTTCCGCTGCAAACAacgccagccacgccccccacTGCCCACGCCCACATCCACAACCAGGTGTCCACGTTACGGAGTAGTTACG AGGATTCAGATGATGGCGTAGATGGCGATTATGTCATCCCAGAGAGCCAGACATCTACGGTGGCGATCCTGGATCAGGATTCCTCCATGAAGGGCCAGGACATGGAATCGTTATCCCTGCAGGCAGGATCGGGCACAGTTTCACCAAAGAGCAGCCCCGATTCGTCCGGACACAAGAAGAACGCCTCCTTCCAGCAGATTGGCAGCCAGAATGTTAACGCCTTAGTGCCGGCCACAGTGGCCACCACTTCATCCGGCCTCCCGTCGAGCAGCAACGCCTccttggccacgcccacggaGCCGGCGAGGAACCGGAGCACCGGACTCGTCCGCAACTCCGCTGTCAAGGTGGACAGCAAGCATCCACTGTCCAAGGGCCAGAAGACGGACGCACCCATGCTGAACTACATCTTCGACACGTTCTCTTCGGCCAATAAGCACCATCATCACGATCAGAG GTATGGCCCCCACTTCGAGGATGTGCAGCGGATTGGTCAGGCCACCAATCTCACCGTGCAGGCGGGCTCCAGCATTCACCTGAACTGCAGGATCTCACTGCTGCAGGATAAGACT GTCTCTTGGGTGCGGCACAACACGCAGGACGAGGGCAAGGACAATGGCAACGCCCTGGACCTGCTGACAGTGGGCATGCACACGTATACGGGTGATAAGCGCTACAAGATGGAGTTCCAGTACCCAAACAACTGGCGACTGAAGATAACCAATGTGAAGAAGGACGACGAGGCTATCTACGAGTGCCAGATCTCAACGCATCCGCCACGCGTCATTCAAATCAACCTGCACGTTAATG CTCCGAAAGTGATGATAGTGGACGAGGTGGGTGATCCGCTGCAGGAGAAGTACTACGAGATCGATTCCACGCTACAGCTCTCCTGTGTGGTGCGAAACGTGGCCATGACCAGTTCCGTGGTCTTCTGGAAGCACATGGACAACATCCTTAACTACGACGTTACTCGCGGGGGAGTGAG CGTCAAAACCGAACTGATGGAGGATGGAGCCAACTCGACGCTCTCGATAGCGAAGATCAGTAAAACGGATTCCGGCAACTACACATGCTCCATCAGTGAGTTCCAGAACTTCACCATAGTGGTTCACATTCTGAACG GCGAAAGCTTCGCCGAACTGCATCATGGTGGTGCGGTTGGATGGCACAGCACGTGGTGGAATATGGTGATGCTGCATGCAATGGCACTCCTTGTGCTAAATAGTCTAAGGGGGGAGTTTAGCTAA